A stretch of the bacterium genome encodes the following:
- a CDS encoding DEAD/DEAH box helicase family protein has translation MYDLSKDLSGMVKEKAFDYGISKPEIPVFIAENIRHNLWKWQKEALENFLTQEKIKEKENNFEPTHLMFNMATGTGKTMLMAALILYYYKKGYKHFIFFVNQNNIVDKTENNFINKNHTKYLFRQNIVIDDKTINIRKVETFDDTDDIQIKFTSIHKLHNAVYLTKENSVTLENLQKKDLVMIGDEAHHLNASTIKNGQIEMDLPTELKENASGKDVEKSWENTVRNKILRKGKDKQETENKNVLLEFTATIPKNADVIEKYRAKTIYKFKLADFLRAGYTKEINLVSTSLKKKEKNLLALLFNWYRHQIALKNNIANFKPVILFRSKFIEESKADYEKFLTIIGDLKSADFDFLKNIESSIKQDDASSTRVYEQGKSRVRQMLGFIKKEKINIREIVNYIKDEFTERNCIITNSEDKKAKGQRGGEKTTNEQNDLLNNLEDKNNHIRAIFTVKRLTEGWDVLNLFDIVRLYKGRDEAHDKQSKKRKAGEATVQEIQLIGRGVRYFPFAYNEHEKNKRKFDNNLENPLRVLEEFYYHSDDDNRYLDELKRELKKRGFIQDNREIKKFALKDKFKKTDFFKEIKVWKNEQIDNPEKRKKNLKDLKEDPLFNPFKYEIKEFAIKEQQVLLDKEEDEILSESVKKDSKIISKKFKDFERHIVAKAINKKATKDLSLLRFDNLQNELSINSINELADNFIGNFKINIITSKNNFDDISNEEKLDLLLEFFDEFTRKLKEIAKPYIGTNFKALTFEQLFGEPKEKYINTEKYDKNYENEVLKNKWYVLDGFVGTSEEIGLFEFLKDRIGNLDEKYNEVYLLRNEELYKIYDFEQGRGFEPDFLLFLKGKKGNLYYQIFIEPKGGQFADKEGEFKESKEGWKEEFLQQITDKYGNGDLLKAENKDYKLIGLPLFNKKNEYDFEEAFNRMVLKN, from the coding sequence ATGTATGATTTAAGCAAAGATTTATCCGGCATGGTCAAAGAAAAAGCTTTTGACTATGGCATTAGCAAGCCGGAAATTCCTGTTTTTATTGCGGAAAATATTCGGCATAATTTGTGGAAGTGGCAAAAAGAAGCGCTGGAAAATTTTTTGACTCAAGAAAAGATCAAAGAAAAAGAAAATAATTTTGAGCCGACGCATTTAATGTTTAATATGGCGACTGGCACCGGCAAGACTATGCTGATGGCGGCTTTGATTTTGTATTATTACAAAAAGGGCTATAAGCATTTTATTTTCTTTGTTAATCAAAATAATATCGTTGATAAAACGGAAAATAATTTTATCAATAAAAATCATACAAAATATCTCTTTCGCCAAAACATTGTGATTGACGATAAAACTATCAACATTCGCAAAGTAGAAACTTTTGATGATACGGATGATATTCAAATTAAATTTACTTCAATTCATAAACTACACAATGCGGTTTATTTGACAAAAGAAAATTCAGTTACGCTTGAAAATTTACAAAAAAAGGATTTAGTAATGATCGGCGATGAAGCGCACCATCTCAACGCTTCAACAATAAAAAACGGACAAATAGAAATGGATCTGCCAACCGAATTAAAAGAAAACGCTAGCGGAAAAGATGTTGAAAAAAGTTGGGAAAACACAGTACGCAATAAAATTTTAAGAAAGGGCAAGGACAAACAAGAAACAGAAAACAAAAATGTTTTACTAGAATTTACCGCGACCATACCAAAAAATGCCGATGTTATAGAAAAATATCGCGCTAAAACTATTTATAAGTTTAAGCTGGCGGATTTTCTTAGGGCTGGCTATACCAAAGAAATAAACCTTGTTTCCACTTCGTTAAAAAAGAAAGAAAAAAATTTACTCGCTTTGCTTTTTAATTGGTATCGCCATCAAATCGCGCTTAAAAATAATATTGCCAATTTCAAGCCAGTAATACTTTTTAGAAGTAAATTTATTGAAGAATCAAAAGCGGATTACGAAAAATTTTTAACTATCATTGGCGATTTAAAATCGGCTGATTTTGATTTTCTAAAAAATATTGAAAGTAGCATAAAGCAAGATGATGCCAGTTCGACTAGGGTATATGAGCAAGGCAAAAGTCGAGTACGACAAATGTTGGGATTTATCAAAAAAGAAAAAATCAATATTCGGGAAATAGTGAACTATATCAAGGACGAATTCACTGAAAGAAATTGTATTATCACAAACTCGGAAGATAAAAAAGCAAAAGGGCAAAGAGGTGGCGAAAAGACAACAAATGAGCAAAATGATTTGTTAAATAATTTGGAAGATAAAAATAATCATATTCGTGCGATTTTTACCGTTAAACGATTAACGGAAGGATGGGATGTGTTAAATCTTTTTGACATTGTGAGGCTTTACAAAGGGCGTGATGAAGCGCATGACAAACAAAGCAAAAAAAGAAAAGCAGGTGAAGCGACTGTGCAGGAAATACAGCTAATCGGGCGAGGTGTGCGATATTTTCCTTTTGCCTATAACGAACATGAGAAAAATAAAAGAAAGTTCGATAATAATTTAGAAAATCCGCTTAGGGTATTGGAAGAATTTTATTATCACAGCGATGACGACAATCGTTATCTTGATGAATTAAAAAGAGAACTTAAAAAGAGAGGATTTATCCAAGATAATCGAGAGATAAAAAAATTTGCGTTGAAAGATAAATTTAAGAAAACTGATTTTTTCAAAGAAATAAAAGTCTGGAAAAACGAGCAAATAGACAACCCCGAAAAAAGAAAAAAGAATTTAAAAGATCTTAAAGAAGACCCTTTGTTTAATCCATTTAAGTATGAGATAAAAGAATTTGCAATAAAAGAACAGCAAGTTCTTTTAGATAAAGAAGAAGATGAGATTCTTTCGGAAAGCGTGAAAAAGGACAGTAAAATAATAAGCAAAAAATTCAAAGATTTTGAAAGGCATATCGTTGCAAAGGCAATTAATAAAAAAGCGACAAAAGACTTGTCTCTTTTGCGCTTTGATAATTTACAGAATGAATTGAGTATCAATAGCATTAACGAGCTTGCGGATAATTTTATTGGCAATTTTAAGATTAATATAATCACCTCAAAAAATAATTTTGATGATATTAGCAACGAAGAAAAACTGGATTTATTGTTGGAATTTTTTGATGAATTCACAAGAAAGCTTAAAGAAATTGCAAAACCTTACATTGGAACTAATTTTAAAGCATTAACCTTTGAACAGCTATTTGGCGAGCCAAAAGAAAAATATATAAATACGGAAAAATATGATAAAAATTATGAAAACGAAGTATTAAAAAATAAATGGTATGTTCTGGATGGCTTTGTCGGAACAAGTGAAGAAATTGGATTATTTGAATTTTTAAAAGATAGAATCGGTAATTTGGATGAAAAATATAATGAGGTTTATTTGCTCCGAAACGAAGAATTATATAAAATTTATGACTTTGAGCAAGGACGCGGGTTTGAGCCGGACTTTTTGCTATTTCTGAAAGGCAAAAAAGGCAATTTATATTATCAAATTTTTATTGAGCCAAAGGGCGGTCAATTTGCTGACAAAGAAGGCGAATTTAAAGAGAGTAAAGAAGGATGGAAAGAAGAATTTTTGCAACAGATTACTGATAAATATGGAAATGGGGATTTATTGAAAGCGGAAAATAAAGATTATAAATTGATCGGGTTGCCATTGTTTAATAAAAAAAATGAATATGATTTTGAAGAAGCTTTTAATAGGATGGTTTTGAAGAATTGA